Proteins found in one Sphingobium sp. V4 genomic segment:
- a CDS encoding pyruvate, water dikinase regulatory protein — protein MARIHLHLLSDSTGETLENIAKAAIGLFENVEAIRHFWPMVRSEVHLDRIMEEIAANPGLVLFTLTNHMLRRRLETRCRALGLPHVAALDSVADALSNILGQETRTRPGRKHILDEAYFARIEAIQFTIAHDDGVGHENWEEADIVLAGVSRASKTPTSIYLANRGYKTANIPLVPESPPPRSLFNLRHPMVVGLTVSPERLVQIRRNRLLSLNQAPETAYVDIDKVQDELSFARRMFADQGWPVIDMTRRSIEEAAAAIINLFNDRELGEGAHP, from the coding sequence ATGGCGCGTATTCATCTGCATCTTCTGTCCGACTCTACCGGCGAAACGCTGGAGAATATCGCCAAGGCGGCGATCGGCCTGTTCGAGAATGTCGAGGCAATCCGCCATTTCTGGCCAATGGTGCGGTCGGAGGTGCATCTCGACCGGATCATGGAGGAAATCGCCGCCAATCCCGGCCTCGTCCTCTTCACGCTGACCAATCATATGCTGCGCCGCCGGCTGGAAACGCGGTGCCGCGCGCTGGGGCTGCCCCATGTCGCCGCGCTCGACAGCGTGGCGGACGCGCTGTCCAACATATTGGGGCAGGAAACGCGGACCCGGCCGGGACGCAAACATATATTGGACGAAGCCTATTTCGCGCGGATCGAAGCGATCCAGTTCACGATCGCCCATGATGACGGGGTGGGGCATGAAAATTGGGAGGAGGCCGACATCGTGCTGGCGGGCGTATCGCGCGCGTCCAAGACGCCGACCTCCATCTATCTGGCCAATCGCGGCTACAAGACCGCCAATATCCCGCTCGTCCCGGAATCGCCGCCGCCACGCAGCCTTTTCAACCTGCGCCATCCGATGGTCGTGGGCCTGACCGTCAGCCCCGAGCGTCTGGTGCAGATCCGTCGCAACCGGCTGCTTTCGCTCAACCAGGCGCCCGAGACCGCCTATGTCGATATCGACAAGGTGCAGGATGAACTGTCCTTCGCCCGGCGCATGTTCGCCGACCAGGGCTGGCCGGTGATCGACATGACGCGCCGGTCGATCGAGGAGGCTGCGGCAGCGATCATCAATCTGTTCAACGACCGCGAACTTGGCGAAGGAGCCCATCCATGA
- the dnaQ gene encoding DNA polymerase III subunit epsilon yields the protein MREVIFDTETTGFDPASGDRLVEIGCIELINRVPSGRTFHAYYNPERDMPAAAFAVHGLSSEFLRDKPLFGLGARELLDFIEDSPLVAHNARFDFGFLNHELRLCGHSEVGLDRMIDTVAIARQLHPGAKHSLDALCTRYGIDRSHRVKHGALLDAELLAQLYIELTGGRQIGLGLAQEEAKQIIRVELTETTVVRPVRPARVFAASAQELERHAAFVATLKEPLWLQEA from the coding sequence ATGCGCGAGGTCATTTTCGATACCGAAACGACGGGATTCGATCCCGCATCCGGCGACCGACTGGTCGAAATCGGCTGTATCGAACTCATCAACCGCGTGCCGAGTGGCCGGACCTTCCACGCTTATTATAATCCGGAACGGGACATGCCCGCCGCCGCCTTCGCGGTGCATGGGCTGTCGAGCGAGTTTTTGCGCGACAAGCCGCTGTTCGGGCTGGGCGCGCGGGAACTGCTCGACTTCATCGAGGATAGCCCGCTGGTTGCGCACAATGCGCGTTTCGACTTCGGATTCCTCAATCACGAACTCAGGCTGTGCGGCCATTCCGAAGTCGGGCTGGATCGGATGATCGACACCGTCGCGATCGCGCGGCAACTACATCCCGGCGCCAAGCATAGCCTCGACGCGCTCTGCACCCGCTACGGCATCGACCGCAGCCACCGGGTAAAGCATGGCGCCCTTCTCGACGCCGAACTGCTGGCGCAACTCTACATCGAACTGACCGGGGGCCGTCAGATCGGCCTTGGTCTTGCACAGGAGGAAGCGAAACAGATCATCAGGGTGGAACTGACGGAAACCACCGTGGTTCGCCCTGTTCGTCCCGCGCGGGTCTTCGCGGCCAGCGCGCAGGAGCTGGAACGGCACGCAGCGTTCGTCGCGACGCTGAAGGAGCCGCTCTGGTTGCAGGAGGCATAG
- a CDS encoding SCO family protein, with translation MAGHAMNKAVSAFALPMLALLAACNMGAGGNGSSGSSEPGELAGARIGAPFTLTDQDGQPARWDDYKGQYRLVYFGYTYCPDVCPVDLQKIMQAFARFEKDKPALAAKVQPMLISVDPDRDTPEILKTYVAAFHPRLIGLTGTKEQIAKVARDFVVIYNPEKSSPEKTGGTSDYLVSHSRTPYLFDGDGKPVALVPVDDPGTPDTDEGAPDKVLAFLEKWVK, from the coding sequence ATGGCTGGCCACGCCATGAACAAAGCCGTCTCCGCCTTCGCCCTGCCAATGCTCGCCCTGCTGGCCGCCTGCAATATGGGCGCGGGTGGCAATGGATCAAGCGGATCAAGCGAGCCGGGCGAATTGGCCGGCGCCAGGATCGGCGCGCCCTTCACCCTGACCGACCAGGATGGCCAGCCTGCGCGTTGGGACGATTACAAGGGGCAGTATCGCCTCGTCTATTTCGGCTACACCTATTGCCCGGATGTCTGCCCGGTCGATCTGCAAAAGATCATGCAGGCCTTCGCCCGGTTCGAGAAGGACAAGCCTGCGCTGGCGGCCAAGGTGCAGCCCATGCTTATCAGCGTCGATCCCGACCGCGACACGCCGGAGATACTCAAGACCTATGTCGCGGCCTTCCACCCGCGCCTGATTGGCCTCACCGGCACGAAAGAACAGATCGCGAAGGTCGCCAGGGATTTCGTGGTGATCTATAATCCGGAAAAGAGCAGCCCGGAAAAGACCGGCGGCACAAGCGACTATCTGGTCAGCCACAGCCGCACGCCCTATCTGTTCGATGGCGACGGCAAGCCGGTTGCGCTGGTGCCAGTGGATGATCCGGGCACGCCGGATACGGACGAGGGCGCACCTGACAAGGTGCTCGCCTTCCTTGAAAAATGGGTCAAGTGA
- a CDS encoding CopD family protein: MAYLGAAYLWVKAAHVIFVIFLMAGLFMMPRFFVYHQETLPGSPEDKRWIEREGRLLKIILNPSLILVWLFGLMLMVEIGAWHFGWFHLKLLFVLGLSGYHGWIAGYVKKLARGQRPLTDRQLRMLNEIPGIAAAVIVIAVIVKPF, translated from the coding sequence ATGGCCTATCTTGGTGCCGCCTATCTCTGGGTGAAGGCTGCCCATGTCATCTTCGTCATCTTCCTGATGGCGGGGCTGTTCATGATGCCGCGTTTCTTCGTCTATCATCAGGAAACCCTGCCCGGATCACCCGAGGACAAGAGGTGGATCGAGCGCGAGGGACGGCTGCTCAAGATCATCCTCAATCCCTCGCTGATCCTCGTCTGGCTGTTCGGGCTGATGCTGATGGTCGAGATCGGCGCCTGGCATTTCGGCTGGTTCCACCTGAAGCTGCTCTTCGTGCTGGGGCTGTCCGGCTATCATGGCTGGATCGCCGGCTATGTGAAGAAGCTCGCAAGGGGACAGCGCCCACTGACCGACCGGCAACTGCGGATGCTGAACGAGATTCCCGGCATCGCCGCCGCCGTCATCGTCATCGCCGTGATCGTGAAGCCCTTTTAG
- the panC gene encoding pantoate--beta-alanine ligase: MQTLRDLPTLRAAVETLKSDGKPLVLVPTMGALHDGHMALVDEARRRGRHVVVSIFVNPKQFGEHEDLDAYPRREAKDAQMLAAAGVDILWAPGVDMMYPAGFATNISVSGISEGLDGAARPGHFDGVATVVAKLFNQVRPDIAIFGEKDYQQLAVIRRLVADLDMAVEIVGMPTQRAEDGLALSSRNAYLTDEERKAALALPRALGEAKRQIEKGEPVDAALAKAIASLAAHGFDPIDYVTLCDAATLAPIHALDRPARLLGAAKLGTTRLIDNIAIDPA, translated from the coding sequence GTGCAAACGCTGCGTGACCTGCCCACCCTCCGCGCCGCCGTCGAAACGCTGAAGAGCGACGGAAAGCCGCTGGTTCTGGTGCCCACCATGGGCGCGTTGCATGACGGGCACATGGCTCTGGTAGACGAAGCCAGGCGGCGCGGACGGCATGTCGTCGTGTCGATCTTCGTCAACCCGAAACAGTTTGGGGAGCATGAGGATCTGGACGCCTATCCCCGGCGGGAGGCCAAGGACGCACAGATGCTGGCGGCGGCGGGGGTCGACATTCTCTGGGCGCCCGGCGTGGACATGATGTACCCCGCCGGTTTCGCGACCAATATCAGCGTGTCCGGGATCAGCGAAGGTCTGGACGGCGCGGCCCGGCCGGGCCATTTCGACGGGGTGGCGACGGTCGTCGCCAAGCTGTTCAACCAGGTGCGGCCCGACATCGCCATCTTCGGCGAGAAGGATTATCAGCAGCTCGCGGTGATCCGGCGCCTGGTCGCGGACCTGGACATGGCCGTGGAGATCGTCGGGATGCCGACCCAGCGGGCCGAGGACGGCCTCGCCCTCTCTTCCCGCAACGCCTATCTGACCGACGAAGAGCGCAAGGCGGCGCTCGCCCTGCCCCGCGCACTTGGCGAGGCGAAGCGGCAGATCGAGAAGGGCGAGCCGGTCGATGCGGCACTGGCGAAGGCGATCGCCTCGCTGGCGGCACACGGCTTTGATCCGATCGATTATGTGACGCTGTGCGATGCGGCTACACTGGCGCCGATCCATGCGCTCGACCGTCCGGCGCGGCTGCTCGGTGCGGCCAAGCTGGGCACCACCCGGCTGATCGACAATATTGCGATCGACCCTGCCTGA
- a CDS encoding cell wall hydrolase, with product MSFRLKAAILAAFALSTAAAVSASDMSIAGESVASVASLPQTNHAGAKPAVVFAAPREIAQPLASAPRADNGFSTDSDFQANSLAALVDAQGEPEELDGDMKCLAGAVYFESKGESLEGQLAVARVIINRAKSGRFASSLCGVVYQPSQFSFVRGGGMPPIRTEGRGWRQAVAIAQIAANDSWDSLAEGALYFHARRVSPGWGKARLASIDNHVFYR from the coding sequence ATGAGTTTCCGCCTGAAAGCTGCGATCTTAGCAGCCTTTGCCCTGTCCACCGCCGCTGCGGTGTCCGCTTCCGACATGTCGATCGCAGGTGAATCTGTCGCCTCGGTTGCTTCTCTTCCCCAGACGAACCACGCCGGTGCTAAGCCCGCTGTCGTCTTCGCCGCGCCGCGCGAAATCGCGCAGCCGCTGGCTTCGGCCCCCAGGGCCGACAATGGTTTTTCCACCGATTCCGATTTTCAGGCGAACAGCCTCGCTGCTCTGGTCGACGCCCAAGGCGAACCCGAGGAGCTGGACGGCGATATGAAGTGCCTGGCCGGAGCGGTCTATTTCGAATCCAAGGGCGAAAGCCTGGAAGGCCAGCTGGCCGTCGCGCGCGTGATTATCAACCGCGCCAAGTCCGGCCGCTTCGCCAGCAGCCTTTGCGGCGTCGTCTATCAGCCGAGCCAGTTCAGCTTCGTGCGCGGCGGCGGTATGCCCCCGATTCGCACGGAAGGCCGCGGTTGGCGGCAGGCCGTCGCCATCGCCCAGATCGCTGCCAACGACAGCTGGGACAGCTTGGCCGAAGGCGCACTCTATTTCCATGCGCGCCGCGTGTCGCCGGGCTGGGGCAAGGCCCGGCTGGCGTCGATCGACAATCACGTCTTCTATCGCTGA
- a CDS encoding MmcB family DNA repair protein yields the protein MSTVPADACSPLTDGTALAVARGTLRLFFRHDMSGILEVPLPNGRRADIMAIDGAGRLTIVEIKCSRADLLGDMKWPDYFDYCDRFFWAVPAGFDLTLFDSEALWPARTGLIVADQYDAELVRPAPVEPLAAARRKAETLRFARRAARRLTALGDPDHAAELGW from the coding sequence ATGAGCACCGTTCCTGCAGATGCCTGTTCTCCGCTGACCGACGGCACTGCGCTGGCGGTGGCGCGGGGCACGCTGCGCCTCTTCTTCCGCCATGACATGAGCGGGATATTGGAAGTGCCGCTCCCCAATGGCCGGCGCGCCGACATCATGGCAATCGACGGTGCCGGGCGGCTCACCATCGTCGAGATCAAGTGCAGCCGCGCGGACCTGCTGGGCGACATGAAGTGGCCCGATTATTTCGATTATTGCGACCGCTTTTTCTGGGCGGTGCCGGCGGGGTTCGACCTGACTCTGTTCGACAGTGAGGCGCTGTGGCCTGCTCGCACGGGCCTGATCGTCGCCGACCAATATGATGCCGAACTGGTGCGGCCCGCGCCGGTCGAGCCGCTGGCGGCGGCGCGGCGCAAGGCGGAGACGCTGCGCTTCGCCCGGCGCGCGGCCCGGCGGCTGACCGCGCTTGGCGACCCGGATCATGCAGCGGAACTGGGATGGTAG
- the raiA gene encoding ribosome-associated translation inhibitor RaiA, with protein MDIRVSGHQVDTGDALKQHVRDRLEAMAEKYFSRTISAQVTFRKAPHGAFHCDIVCHVMTGLILKGAGEAQEAHPAFDQASDRIEKQLRRYMRRLKDRSVQAAAAEAQRANGYSVDDIDGAGYTIFATAAEEEEPADAPLIVAETRVDIPEASVSDAVMMLDLRNTNALLFLNAGTAAYNMVYRRHDGTIGWVEPRG; from the coding sequence ATGGATATTCGTGTTTCCGGGCATCAGGTCGACACGGGCGACGCGCTCAAGCAGCATGTCAGGGACCGGCTGGAGGCGATGGCCGAGAAATATTTCTCCCGCACGATTTCCGCCCAGGTGACCTTTCGCAAGGCTCCGCATGGCGCATTTCATTGTGATATCGTGTGCCATGTGATGACCGGCCTGATCCTCAAGGGCGCGGGCGAGGCCCAGGAAGCGCATCCCGCCTTCGACCAGGCTTCGGACCGGATCGAGAAGCAGTTGCGCCGCTATATGCGCCGCCTGAAGGATCGCAGTGTCCAGGCGGCCGCGGCGGAGGCGCAGCGCGCCAATGGCTACAGCGTCGATGATATCGACGGCGCGGGCTACACCATTTTCGCCACCGCGGCGGAAGAAGAGGAGCCGGCGGACGCCCCGCTGATCGTGGCCGAGACGCGGGTCGACATTCCCGAAGCAAGCGTGTCGGACGCCGTGATGATGCTCGACCTGCGCAACACCAACGCCTTGCTGTTCCTCAATGCCGGAACGGCCGCCTACAACATGGTCTATCGCCGCCATGACGGGACCATCGGCTGGGTCGAGCCGCGGGGCTGA
- the aroE gene encoding shikimate dehydrogenase produces MTDKLPHAPLPYAEVIGDPIEHSKSPLIHNFWLRALDIEAEYRKTHVPPEGLAAYFLARRADPDWLGCNVTIPHKIAVMDYTDDPGGVRERIGAMNTIASEAGGPLIGTNTDAGGFLQPLLRDKWKGQSAVIVGSGGAARAILFALASLGVPDISIMARDPARGQALLDRAGVRGRAIGMEDALPAADLLVNATSLGMVGQPPLHLDLTPLADDATVYDIVYAPLETDLLKAAKARGLRTLDGLEMLIGQAALAFDIFFDAEAPRELDAELRALLLSGEE; encoded by the coding sequence ATGACCGACAAGCTGCCCCATGCCCCCCTCCCCTATGCCGAGGTGATCGGCGATCCGATCGAACACAGCAAATCCCCGCTGATTCACAATTTCTGGCTCAGGGCGCTGGATATCGAGGCGGAGTATCGCAAGACCCATGTGCCGCCTGAGGGGCTGGCCGCCTATTTCCTGGCGCGTCGGGCCGATCCCGACTGGCTCGGCTGCAACGTCACCATTCCGCACAAGATTGCGGTGATGGACTATACCGATGATCCGGGCGGCGTGCGCGAACGGATCGGCGCGATGAACACGATCGCATCGGAAGCCGGCGGGCCGCTGATCGGGACCAATACTGACGCGGGCGGGTTCCTCCAGCCGCTGCTGCGCGACAAGTGGAAGGGTCAGAGCGCCGTCATCGTCGGGTCCGGCGGCGCGGCGCGCGCAATCCTGTTCGCGCTTGCCAGCCTGGGCGTGCCCGACATCAGCATCATGGCGCGCGATCCTGCCAGGGGCCAGGCACTGCTCGACCGCGCCGGGGTGCGGGGGCGGGCGATCGGCATGGAGGATGCACTGCCCGCCGCCGACCTGCTGGTCAATGCGACCTCGCTGGGCATGGTGGGCCAGCCGCCGCTCCATCTGGACCTCACGCCCTTGGCCGATGATGCGACCGTCTATGACATCGTCTATGCGCCCCTGGAGACGGACCTGCTCAAGGCGGCGAAGGCGCGCGGCCTCAGGACGCTCGACGGGCTGGAAATGCTGATCGGGCAGGCGGCGCTCGCCTTCGACATCTTCTTCGACGCCGAAGCGCCGCGCGAACTGGACGCGGAATTGCGCGCGCTGCTGCTTTCGGGCGAGGAATGA
- a CDS encoding PTS sugar transporter subunit IIA produces the protein MVHFNDIVSPDALATSLSVNGKKQLFQKIAALAAGAYGLDADSVADALFERERLGSTGFGGGVAIPHAKIPDLSRMCGVVVLLDPPAPFDAVDEAPVDIVFALLSPVDSGAEHLKTLARVSRYLRDENNVVRLRGAGSTEALHALLAGGEARDAA, from the coding sequence ATGGTGCATTTCAACGATATCGTTTCGCCTGACGCGCTTGCCACGAGCCTGTCGGTGAACGGCAAGAAGCAGTTGTTCCAGAAAATCGCCGCGCTTGCCGCCGGCGCTTACGGCCTTGACGCCGATAGCGTCGCTGACGCGCTGTTCGAGCGTGAACGGCTCGGGTCGACCGGTTTCGGCGGCGGGGTCGCCATTCCCCACGCCAAGATACCCGATCTTTCCAGGATGTGCGGCGTCGTCGTGCTGCTCGATCCGCCTGCGCCGTTCGACGCGGTCGACGAGGCGCCGGTCGATATCGTCTTCGCCCTGCTGTCGCCGGTCGACAGCGGCGCGGAGCATCTCAAGACGCTGGCGCGCGTGTCGCGCTATCTGCGCGATGAGAATAATGTCGTGCGATTGCGGGGCGCGGGTTCCACCGAAGCGCTGCACGCACTGCTCGCGGGCGGCGAGGCGCGTGACGCAGCCTGA
- a CDS encoding Maf family protein, translating into MIVLASQSASRRALLAAAQVPFEALSPGVDEDAAKDALRADGLDARALADALAELKALKVSRRVPGGLVLGCDQTLSIGDGEDRGEMIDKAIDRADAERILRLLSGRVHHLHSAAVIALNGEPIWRHVERVRMTVRPLSDAFIASYLDSEWDACRWCVGCYRIEGPGVQLFSKVEGSQFAIQGLPLLPLLDFLRVRGVLAA; encoded by the coding sequence ATGATCGTGCTGGCATCGCAGAGCGCAAGCCGCCGGGCGCTGCTTGCCGCCGCTCAGGTGCCGTTCGAGGCGCTGTCGCCGGGCGTGGACGAGGATGCGGCCAAGGACGCGCTGCGCGCCGACGGGCTGGATGCGCGCGCCCTGGCCGACGCGCTGGCGGAGTTGAAGGCGCTCAAGGTGTCGCGTCGGGTGCCGGGCGGGCTGGTGCTGGGTTGCGACCAGACGCTGAGCATCGGCGATGGCGAGGATCGCGGCGAGATGATCGACAAGGCGATCGACCGGGCCGATGCCGAGCGGATTCTCCGGCTGCTGTCGGGCCGGGTGCATCATCTCCACAGCGCGGCGGTGATCGCGCTCAATGGCGAGCCGATCTGGCGCCATGTCGAACGGGTGCGGATGACGGTCCGTCCGCTGTCGGACGCCTTCATCGCGTCCTATCTCGATTCCGAATGGGACGCGTGCCGCTGGTGTGTCGGCTGCTACCGGATCGAGGGACCGGGGGTGCAGCTGTTCAGCAAGGTCGAGGGCAGCCAGTTCGCGATTCAGGGGCTTCCCTTGCTGCCTTTGCTTGACTTTCTGCGCGTGCGCGGCGTTTTGGCGGCATGA
- the hemE gene encoding uroporphyrinogen decarboxylase — translation MSFDAPARLAEKPLLGVLQGERPAVPPMWLMRQAGRYLPEYRALRAEKGGFLELVYDSEAAAEVTLQPLRRFGFDGAILFSDILIVPYAMGQDLWFEAGEGPRLAPILAETALSVLKPDFSRFEAVYETVRRVKAALDPHVTFLGFAGSPWTIATYMVAGQGSKDHGAARRMAYNEPDSFAALIDAIIDATVVYLSGQIQAGVEAVQLFDSWAGSLAPLQFERWVIEPNRRIVERLKALHPDVPVIGFPKGAGAKLADYAARTGVDAIGVDETIDPHWANRALPQGMPVQGNLDPLALIAGGRAVEEAVDTIRAAFADRPHIFNLGHGILPDTPLSHVEALIRHVRQRGVRD, via the coding sequence ATGAGCTTTGACGCCCCGGCGCGCCTCGCCGAAAAACCCCTCCTGGGCGTCCTCCAGGGTGAACGCCCAGCCGTGCCGCCCATGTGGCTGATGCGCCAGGCTGGACGATATCTGCCCGAATATCGCGCCTTGCGGGCGGAGAAAGGCGGATTCCTGGAACTCGTCTATGACAGCGAAGCTGCGGCCGAAGTGACTCTCCAGCCGCTCCGGCGTTTCGGATTCGACGGCGCCATCCTCTTTTCGGACATTTTGATCGTGCCCTATGCCATGGGGCAGGATCTCTGGTTCGAGGCGGGGGAAGGTCCGCGCCTGGCACCGATATTGGCCGAAACCGCGCTGTCGGTGCTGAAGCCGGATTTCAGCCGGTTCGAGGCGGTCTATGAGACGGTAAGACGGGTAAAGGCCGCCCTTGATCCCCATGTCACCTTCCTGGGCTTCGCCGGCAGCCCCTGGACCATCGCCACCTATATGGTCGCGGGGCAGGGCAGCAAGGATCATGGTGCCGCCCGTCGCATGGCCTACAACGAACCAGACAGTTTCGCGGCTTTGATCGACGCGATCATCGACGCCACCGTCGTCTATCTTTCCGGCCAGATTCAGGCAGGCGTGGAAGCCGTGCAACTGTTTGACAGCTGGGCAGGCAGCCTTGCCCCGCTTCAGTTCGAACGCTGGGTGATCGAGCCGAACCGGCGGATCGTCGAGCGACTGAAGGCGCTGCATCCCGATGTTCCGGTCATCGGCTTTCCCAAGGGCGCGGGCGCCAAGCTGGCCGACTATGCCGCGCGCACCGGGGTCGATGCGATAGGCGTGGACGAGACGATCGATCCGCATTGGGCCAACCGGGCGCTGCCGCAGGGAATGCCGGTGCAGGGCAATCTCGATCCGCTGGCGCTGATCGCCGGTGGCCGCGCGGTTGAGGAAGCGGTCGACACTATCCGCGCCGCCTTCGCCGACCGCCCGCATATCTTCAATCTGGGCCATGGCATATTGCCCGACACGCCCCTATCGCATGTCGAGGCGCTGATCCGCCATGTGCGGCAACGGGGAGTTCGCGACTGA
- a CDS encoding DUF1491 family protein has translation MAPESDPTARLTSAMLVGALRRRVAAAGGFATVLAKGDEISGVILVQTLEKGQETGLFERVPNFAGGYALMRCGPSPAEGSESLSHYVTRRRRADPDLWLIELDVPEAERFAAETIC, from the coding sequence ATGGCGCCTGAATCGGATCCCACCGCCCGGCTGACCAGCGCCATGCTCGTCGGCGCGCTGCGGCGCCGCGTCGCCGCGGCGGGCGGCTTCGCGACGGTGCTGGCCAAGGGTGACGAAATCAGCGGCGTTATCCTGGTGCAAACACTTGAAAAAGGTCAGGAAACTGGTCTTTTTGAGCGAGTGCCGAACTTTGCCGGAGGTTATGCGTTGATGCGCTGTGGACCCTCTCCTGCAGAGGGTTCGGAGTCGCTGTCACATTATGTGACGCGACGGCGCAGGGCGGACCCCGACCTGTGGCTGATCGAACTCGATGTCCCAGAAGCGGAACGCTTCGCCGCTGAAACGATTTGCTGA
- a CDS encoding ankyrin repeat domain-containing protein has product MKTKFLSAFLGSMALALLVPGPAQAQFSDNYNFLKAVKDKDGQKVTDFIQKPGSTVINSRDVSTGENALHIIVARRDATWLTFLLAKGANPNLTDNDGNTPLMDAVQGRFEEGVRTLLSYKAQVDKTNDSGETPLIRAVQLRDVGLVRLLVAQGANPDKRDTIAGMSARDYAARDNRTPGLSEALDAAKGNGVKPTGPVQGPVF; this is encoded by the coding sequence ATGAAGACGAAGTTCCTTTCCGCTTTCCTGGGTTCGATGGCGCTGGCACTGCTGGTCCCGGGACCGGCCCAGGCCCAGTTTTCGGACAATTATAATTTCCTGAAGGCGGTCAAGGACAAGGACGGTCAGAAAGTCACCGACTTCATCCAGAAGCCCGGCTCCACCGTCATCAACAGCCGCGATGTGTCCACCGGCGAAAATGCGCTCCACATCATCGTCGCCCGCCGCGACGCGACCTGGCTGACCTTCCTGCTCGCCAAGGGCGCCAACCCCAACCTGACGGACAATGACGGCAACACCCCGTTGATGGACGCGGTGCAGGGCCGGTTCGAGGAAGGGGTGCGTACCCTGCTGAGCTACAAGGCACAGGTCGACAAGACCAATGACAGCGGCGAAACGCCGCTGATCCGCGCGGTGCAACTGCGCGACGTCGGCCTCGTCCGCCTGCTGGTTGCGCAGGGCGCCAACCCCGACAAGCGCGACACCATCGCCGGCATGTCCGCCCGCGACTATGCGGCCCGCGACAATCGCACGCCCGGCCTCAGCGAAGCGCTGGACGCCGCCAAGGGAAATGGCGTCAAGCCGACAGGACCTGTACAGGGTCCGGTATTCTGA
- the coaE gene encoding dephospho-CoA kinase (Dephospho-CoA kinase (CoaE) performs the final step in coenzyme A biosynthesis.), which translates to MKVYGLTGSIGMGKSAVAAMFRREGVPLFDADAEVHRLQGPGGALLPAIEARFPGTTGPQGVDRAKLGAAVFGHPHARRALEAIVHPAVQQSRRAFLRRHRSRTFVILDIPLLFETGGQKRLAGVIVVTAPAWKQRRRVLARPGMTAAKFRQIVHLQTPDAEKRRRADYIIHTGTTFAATRAQVRRLVACLGAKTGR; encoded by the coding sequence ATGAAGGTCTATGGCCTCACCGGGTCGATCGGCATGGGCAAGTCGGCGGTGGCGGCGATGTTCCGGCGCGAGGGCGTCCCGCTTTTCGATGCCGATGCCGAGGTGCACCGGCTCCAGGGGCCAGGGGGCGCGCTGCTCCCCGCGATCGAGGCGCGCTTTCCCGGCACCACCGGGCCGCAGGGCGTCGACCGGGCGAAGCTGGGCGCGGCGGTGTTCGGCCATCCCCACGCCCGCCGGGCGCTGGAGGCGATCGTCCATCCGGCGGTGCAGCAGTCGCGGCGCGCCTTTCTGCGCCGGCACCGGTCGCGCACGTTCGTCATTCTCGACATTCCGCTGCTGTTCGAGACCGGCGGGCAGAAGCGGCTGGCCGGGGTGATCGTCGTGACCGCGCCGGCCTGGAAGCAGCGCCGGCGGGTCCTGGCGCGGCCGGGCATGACCGCAGCGAAATTCCGCCAGATTGTCCATCTGCAAACACCCGATGCTGAAAAGCGTCGCCGGGCCGACTATATCATCCATACGGGTACGACATTTGCCGCGACCCGTGCACAGGTCAGGCGTCTGGTCGCTTGCCTTGGCGCGAAGACAGGCAGATAA
- a CDS encoding PaaI family thioesterase, which yields MTQPEAPSGEAAHFRALEQLYRSAPINRMFRSDLTITEPGRSVIDFDVDESQFHAAGAVHGTVYFKMLDDAAFYAANSLVSDRFLLTTAFNLLFTRPIGPGRIRAEGRWISGKRRVYVAEASLIDSTGEEVGRGTGTFMRSQFPLSSLPGYGA from the coding sequence GTGACGCAGCCTGAGGCGCCCAGCGGCGAGGCGGCGCATTTTCGCGCGCTGGAACAGCTTTACCGTTCCGCGCCGATCAACCGGATGTTCCGGTCGGATCTGACCATTACCGAGCCTGGCCGGTCGGTCATCGACTTTGACGTTGACGAAAGCCAGTTCCACGCCGCAGGCGCGGTGCATGGCACCGTCTATTTCAAGATGCTGGACGATGCGGCCTTCTACGCCGCCAACAGCCTGGTCAGCGATCGCTTCCTGCTGACCACCGCCTTCAACCTGCTTTTCACCCGGCCGATCGGTCCGGGGCGAATCCGCGCCGAGGGCCGCTGGATCAGCGGCAAGCGCCGCGTCTATGTCGCCGAGGCGAGCCTGATCGATTCCACCGGCGAGGAGGTGGGCCGCGGCACCGGCACCTTCATGCGCTCGCAATTTCCGCTGTCATCGCTCCCGGGATATGGCGCCTGA